Proteins co-encoded in one candidate division WOR-1 bacterium RIFOXYB2_FULL_36_35 genomic window:
- a CDS encoding (p)ppGpp synthetase, with product MNFDDLKRKVRAYCSENDLKDIEKAYEFALEKHRDHKRLSGDPYIIHPVAVANILAELEQDAPTICASLLHDTVEDSDTTIEDISKKFSPIVAKLVEGVTKLGQLIYDSKEEQQAENFRKMFMAMGEDLRVVIIKLADRLHNMQTLKWLPEQKIHEISLETRDIFAPLAHRLGMWRLKWELEDLSFKYLEPEEYKSIQEKISESRIAREEYIGRFIEKLSSALKELNIEGEVKGRPKHLYSICRKMVTQNLEFEQIYDLTAVRVIVPSLKDCYEVLGIIHANWKPIPGRFRDYIAVPKSNGYQSLHTTVVGDEGKPVEVQIRTLTMHRTAEYGVAAHWVYKETSTDKSFDKKMAWFRQMLEHQAEFNSAKDFMNTLKIDLFTDEVFVFTPRGKVIQLPQGATPVDFAYHVHTEIGHKCAGARVNGKIIPLDYKLKSGDIVEIIASKTGNPSLDWLNFVKTSGARTKIRNYFKKIKRDESLLRGEAAIDEELKKLHLIPKEALAQKNIDLLLKQFKLQSREDLYAAVGCGDISAFDCARKIFNILNPQSKIEAVSPLSGRRPRKRKIIHGVNVAGLSGIMVKISRCCRPLPGDEIVGFVTQGKGVAVHRKDCNSLLRNKPDVHKLVDVEWDLASELHYPVEIEIEAFDRLGVLKDILAQIVETKTNVESASTKTKRGSIAFLRLVIDVKNVEQLNKVIQAVKKVSDVYETRRCDIE from the coding sequence ATGAATTTTGATGACCTTAAAAGAAAAGTAAGAGCTTATTGTTCTGAAAATGACTTGAAAGATATTGAAAAGGCGTATGAATTTGCCTTAGAGAAACATCGTGATCATAAAAGACTTTCCGGCGATCCTTATATAATACATCCTGTTGCGGTTGCGAACATTTTGGCTGAATTGGAACAGGATGCTCCCACAATTTGTGCCTCACTATTGCATGATACTGTTGAAGACAGTGATACCACAATTGAAGATATCTCAAAAAAGTTTTCGCCTATTGTTGCTAAGTTGGTTGAAGGAGTTACAAAGTTAGGTCAATTAATTTATGATTCAAAAGAAGAGCAACAAGCGGAAAATTTTCGCAAAATGTTTATGGCTATGGGAGAAGATTTGCGTGTTGTTATTATCAAACTTGCTGATCGTCTTCATAATATGCAAACATTAAAATGGTTGCCAGAACAAAAAATTCATGAAATTTCCTTGGAAACGAGAGATATTTTTGCTCCTCTTGCCCATAGGCTTGGCATGTGGCGTTTAAAATGGGAGCTTGAAGATTTATCTTTTAAATATTTGGAACCAGAGGAGTATAAAAGTATTCAAGAAAAAATTTCTGAAAGCCGCATAGCAAGAGAGGAATACATCGGGAGATTTATAGAAAAGCTTAGTTCAGCTTTAAAAGAGCTGAATATTGAAGGAGAGGTTAAAGGGCGGCCAAAACATTTGTATTCCATATGTCGTAAGATGGTAACCCAAAACTTAGAATTTGAGCAGATTTATGATTTAACCGCCGTCAGGGTTATAGTCCCTTCACTTAAAGATTGTTATGAAGTTTTAGGCATTATTCATGCCAACTGGAAACCTATTCCCGGAAGATTTCGTGATTACATAGCAGTCCCCAAAAGTAATGGGTACCAATCTTTACATACTACTGTTGTTGGGGATGAAGGAAAACCTGTGGAGGTTCAAATTAGAACACTTACGATGCATAGGACTGCTGAGTATGGAGTTGCCGCTCATTGGGTGTACAAAGAGACATCGACCGATAAATCTTTTGATAAAAAAATGGCCTGGTTCAGGCAAATGCTGGAACATCAGGCGGAATTTAATAGCGCGAAAGATTTTATGAATACTTTGAAAATTGATCTTTTTACGGATGAGGTTTTTGTTTTTACTCCAAGAGGAAAAGTGATCCAATTACCGCAAGGCGCAACTCCTGTTGATTTTGCTTATCATGTTCACACGGAAATCGGACATAAATGCGCAGGGGCTAGAGTTAACGGCAAAATTATACCTTTGGATTATAAGCTGAAGAGTGGAGATATAGTAGAAATTATAGCTTCAAAAACTGGGAATCCGTCTCTTGATTGGTTGAACTTTGTAAAGACCTCTGGCGCCAGAACAAAAATCAGAAATTATTTTAAAAAAATCAAGAGAGATGAAAGCCTTTTGCGTGGAGAAGCTGCCATAGATGAGGAGTTGAAAAAACTTCACCTTATTCCCAAAGAGGCTCTTGCCCAAAAAAATATAGACTTATTGCTTAAGCAATTTAAGCTTCAATCAAGAGAAGATTTGTATGCAGCGGTTGGTTGTGGCGATATTTCCGCCTTTGATTGCGCCAGGAAAATTTTTAATATTTTAAACCCGCAGAGTAAAATTGAAGCTGTTTCTCCTTTATCTGGTCGCAGACCGCGTAAGCGGAAAATAATTCATGGCGTAAATGTTGCAGGACTTTCCGGTATTATGGTTAAAATATCCCGTTGTTGCAGGCCTTTGCCTGGCGATGAAATAGTGGGCTTTGTAACCCAGGGGAAAGGAGTCGCTGTCCATCGTAAAGATTGTAACAGCCTTTTGCGAAATAAGCCGGATGTTCATAAACTTGTTGATGTTGAATGGGACCTAGCTTCCGAACTACACTATCCTGTAGAAATAGAGATAGAAGCTTTTGATAGATTGGGTGTTTTGAAAGATATTTTAGCCCAGATTGTGGAGACAAAAACAAATGTTGAATCTGCTTCAACTAAGACAAAAAGAGGAAGCATTGCTTTTTTACGTCTTGTTATTGATGTGAAAAATGTTGAACAATTAAATAAGGTTATACAAGCCGTAAAGAAAGTTTCTGATGTTTATGAAACTAGGCGATGCGATATTGAATAA
- a CDS encoding anthranilate phosphoribosyltransferase encodes MFVALIKKVVENINLSVNESSFAMDFIMKGEATPSQIASFITALRMKGETIDEITGFAKKMREHAIQIHPHKTNLVDTCGTGGDALGTFNISTVSAFVAAGAGVTVAKHGNRSVSSKCGSADLLCALGVNINIEPQKVKECIDKIGIGFIFAPVFHKAMRFAMPSRKEIGIRTVFNILGPLTNPANASAQILGVFDSRLCEVMAKVLRNLGVQHALVVHGNDGLDEISITDKTRISQLRKGKINNYEIKPKDFGIKKALLKDLFSDTVLNNKKIALNILKGKEIGPKRDVILLNSAAAIFVGGIAKDMHEGINLAKESIDSGLAYKKLCELIAFTT; translated from the coding sequence ATGTTTGTAGCTTTAATTAAGAAGGTTGTTGAAAATATAAATTTGTCTGTTAACGAGTCCTCTTTTGCTATGGATTTTATAATGAAAGGGGAGGCAACTCCTTCGCAAATTGCTTCTTTTATTACCGCGCTTCGAATGAAAGGCGAGACCATTGATGAAATTACGGGTTTTGCGAAAAAAATGAGAGAACATGCGATTCAAATTCATCCTCATAAAACTAATCTTGTTGATACTTGTGGTACGGGTGGAGATGCTTTGGGTACATTTAATATTTCAACGGTGTCAGCTTTTGTTGCCGCAGGGGCTGGTGTTACTGTTGCTAAACACGGCAACCGTTCGGTTTCAAGCAAATGCGGTTCGGCAGATCTGCTTTGCGCCTTGGGAGTAAACATAAACATTGAGCCACAAAAAGTTAAAGAGTGTATTGATAAAATCGGGATTGGTTTTATATTTGCTCCTGTTTTTCATAAAGCGATGAGATTTGCCATGCCCTCAAGAAAAGAGATAGGGATCAGGACTGTTTTTAATATTTTAGGGCCTCTTACTAATCCTGCAAATGCTTCCGCTCAAATTCTGGGGGTTTTTGATTCGCGGTTGTGCGAAGTTATGGCGAAAGTTTTAAGAAATCTTGGGGTGCAACATGCTTTGGTTGTTCATGGAAATGATGGGTTGGATGAAATTTCAATTACGGATAAAACCAGAATTTCCCAATTACGAAAAGGAAAAATTAATAATTATGAGATAAAACCCAAAGATTTTGGGATTAAGAAGGCTTTATTGAAAGATCTTTTTAGTGACACTGTTTTAAATAACAAGAAAATTGCTCTCAATATTTTGAAAGGGAAAGAGATAGGACCAAAACGAGATGTTATCTTGTTAAATTCAGCTGCCGCTATTTTTGTTGGTGGCATTGCAAAAGATATGCATGAAGGAATTAACTTGGCTAAGGAATCGATAGATTCTGGTTTGGCATATAAAAAACTATGTGAATTAATAGCATTTACCACTTAA
- a CDS encoding LPS export ABC transporter ATP-binding protein has protein sequence MFIKTNKLVKIYNGVRVVNEISIEVNQGEIVGLLGANGAGKTTTFYMCVGLVKPDLGTVYLGDKNISKLPMHRRSQMGIGYLPQESSIFRKLTVEENIFILWQLMPYIKKSDYEEKLVSLLDEFGVTRLRKQKAYTLSGGEQRRVEIARALATNPAFLLLDEPFTGIDPKTVGDIQNIIRYLKDKGIGVLITDHNVRETLAITDRAYIVHKGQVLVSGDSNSIAQSEEAKKFYLGDQFIL, from the coding sequence ATGTTTATAAAGACCAATAAACTGGTTAAAATTTATAACGGGGTTCGTGTTGTGAACGAGATCTCTATTGAAGTAAATCAAGGGGAAATTGTAGGGCTTTTAGGGGCTAACGGGGCGGGAAAGACTACAACCTTTTATATGTGCGTCGGGCTTGTAAAACCGGATTTAGGGACAGTTTATCTTGGAGATAAAAACATTTCAAAACTTCCCATGCACAGGCGTTCACAAATGGGGATAGGGTATCTTCCTCAAGAGTCTTCAATCTTTAGAAAACTTACAGTGGAAGAGAATATTTTTATTTTGTGGCAGCTTATGCCTTATATAAAAAAATCTGATTATGAGGAAAAACTCGTATCTCTTCTTGATGAATTTGGAGTAACCCGTTTAAGAAAACAAAAAGCTTATACCCTGTCTGGAGGAGAACAGCGACGAGTTGAAATTGCGCGTGCTTTGGCGACCAACCCCGCCTTTTTATTGTTAGATGAACCGTTTACAGGTATTGACCCAAAAACTGTAGGTGATATACAAAATATAATCAGGTATTTAAAAGATAAAGGAATTGGTGTTTTAATTACTGATCATAATGTTCGCGAAACTTTAGCTATTACTGATAGAGCTTATATTGTGCATAAAGGACAGGTTTTAGTTTCCGGAGATTCAAATTCTATTGCACAGTCAGAAGAGGCTAAAAAGTTTTATTTAGGCGATCAGTTTATTCTTTAA